In Oncorhynchus clarkii lewisi isolate Uvic-CL-2024 chromosome 2, UVic_Ocla_1.0, whole genome shotgun sequence, one DNA window encodes the following:
- the LOC139378665 gene encoding NXPE family member 3-like, with product MWNCQSKYVCIFLLLALSGLFFLFRNINILEWKLNSTLDLSSIHSEGSPPCLDRKLSFFCSHLVQEPSTQEALEDCSLLESIAGPEPLPVTTPLDQTSDPAHSLFAILPAGGGRERHVGDQLEALVLMNDFQGRPKSRGGDFLLARLHTPELGAGVAGQVLDHLNGTYSAIFPLLWEGSVWVEVILVHPSEAVSLLRRLQEERLNWVPSKSLFRSGLLSETTECNLCLPNNQQPLCDYTDPRSGEPWFCYKPKQLACDTRINHFKAGSQTYLQHLTSKEALLFQSGININVHIHATGSDSVTVLPKENDKPDEESSSVAAAPIRTPPLPSRTPPSGYYYQGSWRALDGVIIRQFNDPAAVIQCLKGKQVYMYGDSTVRQYYDYLTSFVPELKKFNLRSHVRAGPFMAVNIPNNILLKYRCHGPPIFWPPLSVSQLHYVANELDGLAGGSDTVVVISVSTHFSFFPLQAYIRRLRRIRRAVVRLLNRAPGTVVVVRSANLDQRKDNFINSDWILTQLDRVLKVMFRDLDVMLLDAWEMTLAHNLPHDLHPAPPIIKNMINTILSGVCPLSSRT from the exons ATGTGGAATTGTCAGTCGAAATATGTCTGCATCTTCCTCCTGCTGGCTCTGTCAGGCCTCTTCTTCCTGTTCCGTAACATCAACATTCTGGAG TGGAAGCTCAACAGTACATTGGACTTAAGCAGCATCCACTCAGAGGGCTCTCCTCCTTGCCTCGATCGCAAGCTGAGCTTCTTCTGTAGCCACCTGGTCCAGGAGCCCTCTACCCAGGAGGCTCTGGAAGATTGTTCCCTCCTGGAGTCCATCGCCGGGCCAGAGCCTCTGCCCGTGACGACACCCCTGGACCAGACCAGTGACCCTGCACACAGTCTGTTTGCAATCCTTccagcagggggagggagagagaggcacgtCGGGGACCAGCTAGAGGCTCTGGTCCTTATGAACGATTTTCAGGGGCGTCCCAAGAGCCGTGGCGGGGACTTCCTGCTGGCCCGGCTGCACACCCCAGAGTTGGGTGCGGGCGTTGCAGGACAAGTACTAGACCACTTGAATGGGACCTACTCTGCTATTTTTCCGTTACTCTGGGAAGGGTCTGTATGGGTGGAGGTGATACTGGTCCATCCTAGCGAGGCAGTTTCTCTTCTACGACGCTTACAAGAGGAACGGCTAAACTGGGTGCCTTCCAAGAGCCTGTTCCGTTCTGGATTATTGTCTGAGACCACCGAGTGTAACCTGTGTCTGCCGAACAACCAGCAGCCACTGTGCGATTACACAGACCCCCGTTCGGGGGAACCTTGGTTCTGCTACAAGCCCAAGCAGCTGGCTTGTGACACGCGGATCAACCACTTCAAGGCAGGCTCCCAGACATATCTGCAACATCTGACCAGCAAAGAAGCGCTGCTCTTCCAGAG tggCATCAACATCAACGTGCATATTCATGCAACGGGGTCTGACAGCGTCACTGTGCTGCCAAAGGAGAATG ACAAACCAGATGAGGAAAGCAGCAGTGTGGCGGCAGCACCTATCAggacccctcccctcccctccaggaCCCCTCCCTCTGGGTATTACTACCAAGGGTCATGGCGGGCGCTGGATGGTGTCATAATACGCCAGTTTAACGACCCCGCTGCCGTTATTCAGTGTCTGAAGGGCAAGCAGGTGTACATGTACGGAGACTCCACCGTTAGACAGTACTATGACTACCTCACCAGCTTTGTGCCAG agctGAAGAAGTTCAACCTTAGAAGTCATGTGAGAGCGGGGCCATTCATGGCAGTGAACATACCCAACAACATCCTGTTGAAGTACCGCTGTCACGGCCCCCCCATATTCTGGCCCCCTCTCAGTGTCAGTCAGCTGCACTATGTAGCTAATGAGTTGGATGGCCTGGCCGGTGGTTCAGACACTGTTGTCGTCATCAGCGTTTCGACCCATTTCAGCTTTTTCCCTCTGCAGGCCTACATTCGCCGACTGCGACGTATTCGAAGGGCGGTGGTACGCCTTCTGAACCGAGCTCCGGGGACCGTAGTAGTTGTGCGCTCTGCCAACCTGGACCAAAGGAAGGACAACTTCATCAACAGTGACTGGATCTTGACCCAGCTGGACAGGGTGCTCAAGGTCATGTTCAGGGATCTGGATGTGATGCTGCTGGATGCCTGGGAGATGACCCTTGCCCACAACCTCCCCCATGATCTTCACCCAGCCCCCCCCATCATCAAGAATATGATAAACACAATCCTCTCTGGTGTCTGCCCCCTATCATCAAGAACATGA
- the LOC139418912 gene encoding leucine-rich repeat-containing protein 40-like: MDTYHSAYWSSDPSRLSSSDEEEENPYTSERGLKSLNAVLVRLKSLNAVLVRLKSLNAVLVRLKSLNAVLVRLKSLNAVLVRLKSLNAVLVRLKSLNAVLVRLKSLNAVLVRLKSLNAVLVRLKSLNAVLVRLKSLNAVLVRLKSLNAVLVRLKSLNAVLVRLKSLNAVLVRLKSLNAVLVRLKSLNAVLVRLKSLNAVLVRLKSLNAVLVRLKSLNAVLVRLKSLNAVLVRLKSLNAVLVRLKSLNAVLVRLKSLNAVLVRLKSLNAVLVRLKSLNAVLVRLKSLNAVLVRLKSLNAVLVRLKSLNAVLVRLKSLNAVLVRLKSLNAVLVRLKSLNAVLVRLKSLNAVLVRLKSLNAVLVRLKSLNAVLVRLKSLNAVLVRLKSLNAVLVRLKSLNAVLVRLKSLNAVLVRLKTLNAVLVRLKSLNAVLVRLKSLNAVLVRLKTLNAVLVRLKSLNAVLVRLKTLNAVLVRLKSLNAVLVRLKTLNAVLVRLKSLNAVLVRLKSLNAVLVRLKSLNAVLVRLKSLNAVLVRLKSLNAVRVRLKSLN; encoded by the exons atggacacttaccactccgcgtattggtcctccgatccttctcgcctctcctcttcagatgaagaggaggaaaacccttacacATCTGAACGTgg GCTGAAGAGTCTAAACGCTGTCCTTGTCAGACTGAAGAGTCTAAACGCTGTCCTTGTCAGGCTGAAGAGTCTAAATGCTGTCCTTGTCAGGCTGAAGAGTCTAAATGCTGTCCTTGTCAGACTGAAGAGTCTAAATGCTGTTCTTGTCAGGCTGAAGAGTCTAAACGCTGTCCTTGTCAGGCTGAAGAGTCTAAACGCTGTCCTTGTCAGACTGAAGAGTCTAAATGCTGTCCTTGTCAGACTGAAGAGTCTAAACGCTGTCCTTGTCAGGCTGAAGAGTCTAAACGCTGTCCTTGTCAGACTGAAGAGTCTAAACGCTGTCCTTGTCAGGCTGAAGAGTCTAAATGCTGTCCTTGTCAGGCTGAAGAGTCTAAATGCTGTCCTTGTCAGACTGAAGAGTCTAAATGCTGTTCTTGTCAGGCTGAAGAGTCTAAACGCTGTCCTTGTCAGGCTGAAGAGTCTAAACGCTGTCCTTGTCAGACTGAAGAGTCTAAATGCTGTCCTTGTCAGACTGAAGAGTCTAAACGCTGTCCTTGTCAGGCTGAAGAGTCTAAACGCTGTCCTTGTCAGACTGAAGAGTCTAAACGCTGTCCTTGTCAGGCTGAAGAGTCTAAATGCTGTCCTTGTCAGGCTGAAGAGTCTAAATGCTGTCCTTGTCAGACTGAAGAGTCTAAATGCTGTTCTTGTCAGGCTGAAGAGTCTAAACGCTGTCCTTGTCAGGCTGAAGAGTCTAAACGCTGTCCTTGTCAGGCTGAAGAGTCTAAATGCTGTCCTTGTCAGACTGAAGAGTCTAAATGCTGTCCTTGTCAGGCTGAAGAGTCTAAACGCTGTCCTTGTCAGACTGAAGAGTCTAAACGCTGTCCTTGTCAGGCTGAAGAGTCTAAATGCTGTCCTTGTCAGGCTGAAGAGTCTAAATGCTGTCCTTGTCAGACTGAAGAGTCTAAATGCTGTTCTTGTCAGGCTGAAGAGTCTAAACGCTGTCCTTGTCAGGCTGAAGAGTCTAAACGCTGTCCTTGTCAGGCTGAAGAGTCTAAATGCTGTCCTTGTCAGACTGAAGAGTCTAAATGCTGTCCTTGTCAGGCTGAAGAGTCTAAATGCTGTCCTTGTCAGGCTGAAGAGTCTAAATGCTGTCCTTGTCAGACTGAAGACTCTAAACGCTGTCCTTGTCAGGCTGAAGAGTCTAAATGCTGTCCTTGTCAGGCTGAAGAGTCTAAACGCTGTCCTTGTCAGACTGAAGACTCTAAACGCTGTCCTTGTCAGACTGAAGAGTCTAAATGCTGTCCTTGTCAGACTGAAGACTCTAAACGCTGTCCTTGTCAGACTGAAGAGTCTAAATGCTGTCCTTGTCAGACTGAAGACTCTAAATGCTGTCCTTGTCAGACTGAAGAGTCTAAATGCTGTCCTTGTCAGGCTGAAGAGTCTAAACGCTGTCCTTGTCAGGCTGAAGAGTCTAAATGCTGTCCTTGTCAGACTGAAGAGTCTAAATGCTGTCCTTGTCAGGCTGAAGAGTCTAAATGCTGTCCGTGTCAGACTGAAGAGTCTAAACTGA